In Paenibacillus algicola, a genomic segment contains:
- a CDS encoding TFIIB-type zinc ribbon-containing protein, translating to MPVIAYKCPNCGSGMNYDSESGMLSCPSCGRKDNIEAIPDPLAQEVFTEGEVKQYSCTSCGAVLMTEPETSATRCSFCGSAVVLGDRLSGALAPAWVIPFAISKAQAEEAFRKWCRKGLLTPRGFMKASRIKGMTGIYVPFWLYDLHNRVEVHAQAIKVRTYTRGDYRYTETDHYKVYRKLVLDLTKLPVDAAEKMNDELMDKLEPFPYEQLKDFKTPYLAGYIAEKYSYDDKELLPRAERRIRSYIDDYIASTITGYTHVTYGDTSIDTSVEQAKYALFPVWMVYYDYNSAEHTFAMNGQTGKIVGKPPISKAKVAGWFAGVSGAAFVALRLASWTMGGSLW from the coding sequence ATGCCAGTCATTGCGTACAAATGTCCGAATTGCGGCAGCGGCATGAATTATGATAGTGAGAGCGGGATGCTGTCCTGTCCGAGCTGCGGCAGAAAGGACAATATTGAAGCTATTCCCGATCCCTTGGCGCAGGAGGTATTCACAGAGGGGGAGGTGAAGCAGTACTCCTGTACAAGCTGCGGCGCGGTGCTGATGACCGAGCCGGAGACGTCGGCTACCCGCTGCAGCTTCTGCGGCTCGGCTGTTGTATTGGGGGATCGGTTAAGCGGGGCGCTGGCACCGGCCTGGGTCATTCCTTTTGCCATCAGCAAGGCTCAGGCGGAGGAAGCGTTCCGCAAATGGTGCCGAAAGGGGCTGCTGACGCCAAGAGGCTTCATGAAAGCCAGCCGGATCAAGGGCATGACAGGGATCTATGTTCCGTTCTGGCTGTATGACTTACATAACCGGGTGGAGGTTCATGCGCAGGCCATCAAGGTCAGAACCTACACGCGCGGAGATTATCGGTACACGGAGACAGACCACTACAAGGTATATCGCAAGCTCGTGCTGGATCTGACGAAGCTGCCAGTGGATGCCGCCGAGAAAATGAACGACGAGCTGATGGACAAGCTGGAGCCGTTTCCCTATGAGCAGCTGAAGGATTTCAAGACGCCGTATCTGGCGGGTTATATAGCCGAGAAATACAGCTATGACGACAAGGAGCTGCTGCCTCGTGCGGAGCGGAGAATTCGCAGCTATATTGATGACTATATCGCCTCCACCATTACCGGATATACGCATGTCACTTATGGAGACACCTCCATTGACACCTCTGTAGAGCAGGCTAAGTACGCGCTCTTTCCGGTATGGATGGTGTATTATGATTACAACAGCGCAGAGCACACCTTTGCCATGAACGGGCAGACCGGGAAGATTGTCGGCAAGCCGCCGATCAGCAAAGCCAAGGTGGCCGGATGGTTTGCGGGCGTGAGCGGCGCGGCCTTTGTCGCCTTAAGGCTGGCATCGTGGACGATGGGAGGGAGTCTGTGGTGA
- a CDS encoding DUF4956 domain-containing protein — METTTTTNEQVTFSDMLKSSLVSQFESDITISKMLITFAIAFAIGVFIYLLYKRIFSGVLYSKSFNVSLIGMTLVTALVIMAINSNLVLSLGMVGALSIVRFRTPIKDPTDLIFLFWSAAAGIVAGAGFYTLAMLGSVIVGMVLLVFIKNPMQDTPYLVVVNCVDDQSEREVHGKVQSLVKRYNVKQKTVSPGQVEMTLEVRLKDKEGAFVNELISIPGVKHAVLISYNGDYVS; from the coding sequence ATGGAAACAACAACGACAACGAATGAGCAGGTTACCTTTTCGGATATGCTCAAGAGCTCTCTGGTGAGCCAGTTTGAATCGGACATTACGATATCGAAGATGCTGATCACGTTTGCGATCGCGTTTGCGATCGGGGTGTTCATTTACTTGCTGTACAAACGGATCTTCAGCGGAGTGCTGTATTCCAAAAGCTTCAACGTTTCCTTGATCGGCATGACCCTGGTTACGGCCCTTGTCATCATGGCCATTAATTCGAATCTCGTGCTGTCTCTCGGTATGGTCGGCGCACTCAGTATTGTCCGGTTCAGAACGCCAATCAAGGATCCAACGGATTTGATCTTCTTGTTCTGGTCTGCTGCGGCAGGTATCGTGGCAGGAGCCGGATTCTACACGCTTGCGATGCTGGGCTCTGTTATTGTGGGCATGGTGCTGCTGGTGTTTATCAAAAACCCGATGCAGGATACGCCATATCTGGTGGTCGTCAATTGCGTGGATGACCAGAGTGAGCGGGAGGTACACGGTAAGGTGCAGTCTCTGGTAAAGCGGTATAACGTGAAACAGAAAACCGTCTCGCCAGGCCAGGTGGAGATGACCCTCGAGGTTCGGCTGAAGGACAAGGAAGGAGCGTTCGTCAACGAACTGATCTCGATCCCCGGGGTGAAGCATGCCGTCCTGATCAGCTATAACGGTGATTATGTATCTTAG
- a CDS encoding CotH kinase family protein — protein MFWKSKAAVPLLCALFAVLLLAGLVWNGALTPAAQATVEVEDGDTAETATAVSSGTNEEQLRSRVFVENEVVDVRITIDPQDFEDMLEQASEEVMKTASVEYNGIKVDNIGIRTKGNLSLRSVVNMPDSNRYSFKLSLDEYMSSQHLFGVTKINLNNNFSDASSMREFMTYELAEELGLPVPGHSYVNVYVNGERYGTYLAVEQIGSAYLERYFGSSTGDLYKSEMSGAGGDLQWISDDADDYAALVKKSGGNSDDALIQMLDELNHGTDYESVLDVEAGLQYIALNVAANNTDSYIGQNKHNYYFYDKKGIFTILPWDYNLAFGQEGYSSLLIDEPTQGAVAERPLVHHLLEQPEYKEQYYTLLQQAIDKVLAADVFDARVDELYALIAEDVKQDPNAFYTFEQFQDGVEALKAVNASQVNIISEQLEGTRPSSGDGSGSGGGRNPDGMDGGMGMRNNAAAEGNAEDAGGFPGPAAGEGMPPDGAGRPGAGEQGAMDQQGEPGVQGQQGMQGMAPPGMQAGGGRTGFGGPAMENGGTAGSTAEALTAGAALLLLIGGCLMILFFRRNRL, from the coding sequence ATGTTTTGGAAATCAAAAGCGGCTGTGCCGCTGCTGTGTGCCTTGTTTGCGGTGCTGCTGCTAGCCGGACTGGTCTGGAATGGTGCCTTGACGCCTGCAGCTCAGGCCACCGTGGAAGTGGAGGATGGTGACACTGCAGAAACAGCAACGGCTGTTAGCTCCGGAACGAATGAGGAACAGCTGAGGTCCAGGGTGTTTGTTGAAAACGAGGTGGTGGACGTCAGAATCACAATCGATCCACAGGATTTCGAGGATATGCTGGAGCAGGCTTCAGAGGAAGTGATGAAGACCGCTTCCGTGGAATATAACGGGATCAAGGTGGACAATATCGGTATCCGTACGAAAGGCAATTTAAGCCTTCGCTCGGTGGTAAATATGCCGGATTCTAACCGATACAGCTTCAAGCTGTCGCTGGATGAATATATGTCTTCACAGCATCTGTTCGGCGTGACCAAGATCAATCTCAACAACAACTTCAGTGATGCCTCCTCCATGCGGGAATTTATGACGTATGAGCTCGCGGAAGAGCTGGGTTTGCCGGTACCGGGTCACTCGTATGTTAATGTGTATGTGAATGGTGAGCGTTATGGGACGTATCTTGCGGTGGAGCAGATCGGGAGCGCCTATCTGGAGCGTTATTTCGGGAGCAGTACGGGAGATCTGTATAAATCCGAGATGAGCGGGGCGGGCGGTGATCTGCAGTGGATTAGCGACGATGCAGACGATTACGCGGCTCTGGTCAAAAAATCCGGCGGCAACAGCGATGACGCACTGATTCAAATGCTGGACGAGCTCAATCACGGTACCGATTATGAGTCTGTGCTGGATGTGGAGGCAGGACTGCAATATATTGCTTTGAATGTGGCGGCGAACAATACAGACAGTTATATCGGACAGAACAAGCATAATTACTATTTTTATGATAAAAAGGGAATCTTCACCATCTTGCCATGGGATTATAATCTTGCCTTTGGTCAAGAGGGATATTCGTCGCTGCTCATAGATGAGCCGACCCAAGGCGCCGTAGCGGAGCGTCCGCTCGTGCATCACCTGCTGGAGCAGCCGGAGTATAAGGAGCAATATTATACCTTACTGCAGCAGGCTATTGATAAGGTATTGGCAGCCGATGTATTTGATGCCCGGGTGGATGAGCTGTATGCGCTGATTGCAGAGGACGTGAAGCAGGACCCGAATGCCTTCTACACCTTCGAGCAGTTTCAAGACGGCGTAGAAGCGCTGAAAGCAGTGAATGCCAGCCAGGTCAACATCATCTCAGAGCAGCTGGAAGGAACCCGCCCTTCTTCTGGGGATGGCTCCGGCAGCGGCGGGGGCAGAAATCCGGACGGCATGGATGGCGGTATGGGAATGAGAAACAATGCTGCTGCAGAGGGCAATGCCGAAGATGCCGGCGGCTTCCCCGGTCCTGCTGCTGGAGAAGGAATGCCGCCGGATGGTGCAGGAAGGCCGGGGGCAGGAGAGCAAGGGGCAATGGATCAGCAAGGAGAGCCGGGCGTTCAGGGCCAACAGGGCATGCAGGGCATGGCACCGCCCGGTATGCAGGCTGGAGGCGGCCGGACCGGCTTCGGCGGTCCGGCCATGGAGAACGGCGGGACTGCCGGGAGCACTGCAGAGGCTTTGACGGCTGGAGCTGCATTGCTGCTCCTTATCGGGGGCTGCCTGATGATCCTTTTTTTCAGAAGGAATCGGCTCTAG
- a CDS encoding phytanoyl-CoA dioxygenase family protein, producing MTDSSLTRDEIEFYEKNGYMLHKKQLFSADKMQELSSIFEEQWELVGKKLNSELDTPHFRDERLLKFLLSDEVLDLVEPIIGPNIGLWSSHFICKEPLVGRQTPWHEDSAYWKGRLSRFDKIVTVWLAIDHSTKENGCMRVIPGTHNNGFSDYEAVDGEKNIFDTEIKNIDPDQAVYFELEPGQCSLHDSRIIHGAAANTSEHRRCGYTMRYFATDAQVITEKNHGHQIWLARGKDLAGNSFVNA from the coding sequence ATGACTGATTCATCGCTGACCCGTGACGAAATTGAATTTTACGAGAAGAATGGCTATATGCTTCATAAGAAACAGCTATTTTCGGCAGACAAGATGCAGGAGCTGAGCAGCATTTTTGAGGAGCAGTGGGAGCTGGTCGGCAAAAAGCTGAACAGTGAGCTGGATACGCCCCATTTTCGGGATGAGAGGCTGCTGAAATTCCTGCTGAGTGATGAAGTGCTGGATCTGGTGGAGCCTATCATTGGCCCGAACATCGGACTGTGGTCCAGTCATTTCATCTGCAAGGAGCCGCTGGTGGGCAGACAGACGCCATGGCATGAAGACTCCGCTTATTGGAAGGGCAGACTGTCCCGTTTTGACAAGATCGTGACCGTGTGGCTCGCCATTGACCACAGCACGAAGGAGAACGGCTGCATGCGAGTCATTCCGGGCACGCATAATAACGGATTTTCTGATTATGAGGCAGTGGACGGAGAGAAGAATATTTTTGATACCGAAATTAAAAATATTGATCCCGATCAAGCTGTATACTTCGAGCTGGAGCCAGGTCAGTGCTCGCTGCACGACTCCCGAATTATTCACGGAGCCGCTGCCAACACAAGCGAGCACCGCCGCTGCGGTTATACCATGCGCTACTTTGCTACCGATGCACAGGTGATTACCGAGAAGAACCATGGCCACCAAATTTGGCTTGCCCGGGGTAAGGACCTCGCTGGCAACTCGTTCGTAAACGCCTAA
- a CDS encoding endo-1,4-beta-xylanase translates to MLITKTPGTDPEQPPSAPVREWSTITFEHGQVSGFEGRKGTEQLTLVSGENHSSGGSFALKTEGRSDTWHGPSLRIDPYIVQGAEYTISAWVKLISPESADLQLSTQIGTENSASYVTLDKESVTAESGWIELKGTYRYNNVSSGVLTIYVESSSSTASFYLDDVHLERTDSGPIAIQPDLEALRDVYASQFLIGAAITAEDLEGIRLELLSKHHNAATAENAMKPEALQPQKGTYTFEAADQMVNAALDAGLRMHGHVLVWHQQSPAWMTTRPGEGSPLDREEALDNMRTHIRAVMEHFGDRMISWDVVNEAINDNPSSPEQWKGSLRQSPWYHAIGPDYVEQAFLAAREVLDENPDWEIKLYYNDYNEDNRNKATAIYHMVKEINERYSQEHPGKLLIDGIGMQGHYGLNTNPDNVKASLERFISLGVEISITELDIQAGSDYQMTKQQADAQSYIYARLFQLYEQYAEHISRVTFWGLEDSKGWRAAFNPLVFDRNLQAKPAYYGIVDPDTFIAGYQPVLPEGNFTSASYAASPVVIDGIEDAAWNSATAIPVNQYQIAWQGATGTAKALWDDQYLYVLVKVNDGQLDKSSPNPWEQDSIEVFVDENNEKTTYYQQDDGQYRVNYDNETSFNPEPAPAGFKSSTRTSGSMYTVELQIPLREVKPGNGARLGFDVQINDARSGARQSVAAWNDTTGNAYMDTSVFGTLHLTGKPAAGSSDMPGSTITVPANNPDGSVTVHDGVITLKPQAALKQGRMQAVVSAALLQKALQSSQAAGERGRQMMIDVPGLKGTAGLDLQLPMSGLQALEGWELVIPSGAAKLTIPGQALHQATKGKDIQAKGFITLSLDHHVSLRPGMSMTPLPGNRPALRVSLLHGDTLLPWDQAGMPIQTEIFYTPSAAEANHQEQIVVWHMDDQGVPTPVVSSRYDDSTQAVRFSMKKLGTYAVTYAAKPFADVTRVPWAEQAVHAMAARGVIQGTTPQTFSPGDTMTRAGFAALLVRMLDIPAADLSGRSFSDAAAANALQAEVAAALELGIISGYADGTFRPEQPLKRQDMMVMAVRALKAGGKTLGEPQDLTRFKDAAALSGYAKESAAIMTGEGLVHGRNQALAPQELMTRAEAAVILYRIWSLE, encoded by the coding sequence GTGCTTATTACCAAGACACCCGGCACGGACCCGGAGCAGCCCCCTTCTGCACCTGTCCGGGAGTGGTCCACCATAACATTTGAACATGGTCAGGTCAGCGGCTTTGAGGGCCGGAAGGGCACGGAGCAACTTACCCTTGTTTCCGGGGAGAATCATAGCTCAGGCGGTAGCTTTGCACTAAAGACAGAAGGCCGCTCCGACACCTGGCATGGACCGAGCCTGCGCATCGACCCCTATATAGTGCAAGGCGCGGAATATACGATCAGCGCTTGGGTCAAGCTGATCTCTCCGGAGAGTGCCGATCTGCAGCTGTCCACGCAGATCGGTACCGAGAACAGTGCCAGCTATGTAACGCTGGATAAGGAGAGCGTCACAGCCGAGAGCGGATGGATAGAGCTGAAGGGCACCTACCGCTATAACAATGTCAGCAGCGGAGTGCTGACGATTTATGTAGAGAGCTCCAGCAGCACGGCCTCTTTTTATCTCGATGATGTGCATCTGGAGCGTACAGACTCAGGACCAATCGCTATCCAGCCTGATCTGGAGGCGCTCAGGGACGTCTATGCATCTCAATTTCTCATAGGCGCTGCCATTACAGCGGAGGATCTGGAAGGCATCCGCCTGGAGCTGCTAAGCAAGCACCATAACGCAGCAACAGCCGAGAATGCCATGAAGCCGGAAGCGTTGCAGCCGCAAAAGGGGACGTATACCTTCGAGGCTGCAGATCAAATGGTCAATGCCGCCCTGGATGCGGGACTCCGCATGCATGGACATGTTCTCGTATGGCATCAGCAGTCTCCTGCCTGGATGACCACGCGTCCCGGCGAGGGTTCTCCGCTCGATCGCGAGGAAGCATTAGACAATATGAGGACGCATATTCGCGCGGTGATGGAGCATTTTGGAGACCGGATGATTTCGTGGGATGTTGTGAACGAAGCCATAAACGATAACCCCTCCTCCCCGGAACAATGGAAAGGCTCACTGCGCCAATCGCCCTGGTACCACGCTATCGGCCCTGATTATGTCGAGCAGGCTTTTCTGGCAGCAAGAGAGGTGCTGGATGAGAATCCCGATTGGGAGATCAAGCTGTACTACAATGATTACAATGAAGACAACCGGAACAAGGCCACAGCCATCTACCACATGGTGAAGGAGATCAATGAGAGGTACAGTCAGGAGCATCCCGGCAAGCTTCTCATTGATGGTATTGGCATGCAGGGCCACTACGGCTTGAATACGAACCCGGACAATGTGAAAGCTTCCCTGGAACGCTTCATTTCATTAGGCGTGGAGATCAGCATTACGGAGCTGGACATTCAGGCCGGCAGTGACTATCAGATGACGAAGCAGCAGGCTGATGCGCAGAGCTACATCTATGCGAGACTCTTTCAGCTGTATGAACAGTATGCCGAGCACATCAGCCGCGTCACCTTCTGGGGGCTAGAGGACAGCAAAGGCTGGAGAGCGGCGTTTAACCCGCTCGTGTTTGACCGGAATTTACAAGCGAAGCCTGCCTACTACGGTATTGTAGACCCTGACACGTTTATCGCCGGGTATCAGCCGGTGCTCCCGGAAGGGAACTTCACTTCGGCAAGCTATGCTGCTTCCCCAGTTGTTATTGACGGGATCGAGGATGCCGCATGGAATTCTGCCACCGCCATTCCGGTCAATCAATACCAGATAGCTTGGCAGGGTGCGACCGGAACCGCTAAGGCATTGTGGGATGATCAATATCTCTATGTGCTGGTCAAGGTAAACGATGGTCAGCTCGACAAGAGCAGCCCCAACCCTTGGGAGCAGGATTCTATTGAGGTTTTTGTGGATGAGAATAACGAGAAGACGACCTACTATCAGCAGGATGACGGACAATATCGCGTCAATTATGATAATGAAACGTCCTTTAATCCAGAACCTGCTCCTGCAGGCTTCAAATCCTCTACACGGACCAGCGGCAGCATGTATACCGTTGAGCTCCAGATTCCTCTGCGTGAGGTAAAGCCTGGGAACGGAGCCCGCCTCGGATTTGATGTTCAGATCAACGACGCAAGGAGTGGGGCCCGCCAAAGTGTTGCTGCCTGGAACGATACCACAGGCAATGCTTATATGGATACCTCTGTATTCGGCACCCTGCACCTGACGGGCAAGCCGGCTGCTGGCAGCAGCGACATGCCGGGAAGCACCATTACCGTTCCTGCGAACAACCCGGATGGCTCCGTGACTGTTCATGACGGTGTCATAACTCTGAAGCCGCAGGCAGCCTTGAAGCAGGGACGCATGCAAGCCGTCGTTTCTGCAGCACTGCTGCAGAAGGCGCTGCAGTCATCGCAAGCCGCCGGGGAGCGAGGACGTCAGATGATGATTGATGTGCCCGGTCTAAAGGGGACGGCCGGTCTGGATCTACAGCTGCCGATGTCCGGGCTGCAGGCGCTGGAGGGCTGGGAGCTGGTCATTCCCTCTGGCGCAGCCAAGCTGACGATCCCGGGCCAGGCGCTGCACCAAGCCACCAAAGGTAAAGATATACAGGCAAAAGGCTTCATCACCCTGTCCTTGGATCACCACGTTAGCCTGCGGCCGGGAATGAGTATGACGCCTCTTCCGGGGAATCGTCCGGCTCTTCGGGTCAGCCTGCTTCATGGAGATACACTTCTTCCTTGGGACCAGGCCGGGATGCCGATTCAAACCGAGATATTCTATACACCTTCAGCAGCCGAAGCTAATCATCAGGAACAGATTGTCGTCTGGCATATGGATGATCAAGGCGTACCCACACCAGTCGTCAGCAGCCGTTACGATGATTCTACACAAGCGGTCCGCTTCTCGATGAAGAAGTTGGGGACCTACGCCGTAACGTATGCGGCGAAGCCGTTTGCCGATGTCACGCGCGTTCCTTGGGCGGAGCAAGCCGTTCATGCCATGGCTGCACGCGGTGTGATTCAGGGGACCACCCCGCAGACGTTCTCGCCGGGCGATACGATGACCCGGGCCGGATTCGCTGCGCTGCTGGTCCGGATGCTGGATATTCCGGCTGCTGATCTCTCCGGCCGCTCCTTCAGCGATGCTGCCGCGGCGAACGCTCTTCAGGCTGAGGTTGCTGCCGCATTAGAGCTTGGGATCATTAGCGGATATGCTGATGGCACCTTCAGGCCAGAGCAGCCGCTGAAGCGCCAGGATATGATGGTCATGGCGGTACGGGCTCTGAAGGCCGGCGGAAAAACGCTCGGCGAGCCCCAAGACTTGACCCGGTTTAAAGACGCGGCAGCCCTCTCGGGGTATGCTAAGGAAAGCGCTGCAATCATGACCGGGGAGGGTCTGGTTCATGGCAGGAACCAAGCTCTCGCACCACAGGAGCTCATGACCCGCGCAGAAGCAGCGGTCATTCTGTATCGAATCTGGAGCCTGGAATAA
- a CDS encoding PspA/IM30 family protein: MGILSRFTQLMSSSFPSVMEQAEDPERAVRRYLEELGRNLGQLKAEAAAAEAAQGRARRALDEWREELHRLERYAAKAQESGDEGKARSFQDMKEQQEKKVEPLQADFLAATEEAARLQELRGKLVADVRDLEARHARVKHTMAEARLQQQNQGGSDPAGPIDAPLGMLEEKADLALYEAEALAELRSERQEKSFDELFDELIRQAP; the protein is encoded by the coding sequence ATGGGAATTCTGTCACGTTTTACTCAACTAATGTCAAGCAGCTTTCCGTCAGTCATGGAGCAGGCGGAGGATCCGGAACGGGCCGTCCGCCGATATTTGGAGGAGCTGGGCCGCAATCTGGGACAGCTGAAGGCAGAGGCAGCCGCTGCAGAGGCGGCGCAGGGGCGGGCCCGCCGGGCGCTGGATGAATGGCGCGAGGAGCTTCACCGGCTGGAGCGGTATGCCGCGAAAGCCCAGGAGTCGGGCGATGAAGGCAAGGCCCGTTCCTTCCAGGATATGAAGGAGCAGCAGGAGAAGAAGGTAGAGCCGCTCCAGGCAGACTTTCTGGCTGCCACAGAGGAAGCGGCCCGGCTGCAGGAGCTGAGGGGCAAGCTGGTTGCCGACGTGCGGGATCTGGAAGCCCGGCATGCCAGGGTGAAGCATACGATGGCGGAAGCGCGGCTGCAGCAGCAGAATCAGGGCGGCAGCGACCCTGCCGGGCCGATTGACGCTCCCTTGGGCATGCTGGAAGAGAAAGCGGATCTTGCACTTTATGAAGCAGAGGCGCTGGCTGAGTTAAGATCAGAGCGTCAGGAGAAGAGCTTTGATGAGCTGTTTGACGAGCTGATTCGGCAGGCCCCGTAA
- a CDS encoding TPM domain-containing protein, whose amino-acid sequence MLAVLLLYSFPAVGNGEPSVPPSDKQLIWDDAGLLSPKEYERLNELAGKLGAERETDIIILTTLNREGRDVANITNDFYDEYAPGYDQPFGNTVILTLDMNYREVDLGGFQQAESYLNSGRLDQIRRQITPALTEGSYAEAFETYITEAYRYLGIVPDTGSAAYGGTDRNGSPGANGNVLHQTWFQLLVSAAIGAGVVGIMAYRSGGVMTVNRRSYENSASSGVLDREDQYIRTTVTKTKIPKSNSGPGGGTTGGGHSRSGSRGSF is encoded by the coding sequence ATGCTGGCAGTGCTCCTGCTTTATAGCTTCCCTGCCGTGGGAAACGGAGAGCCGTCAGTCCCGCCGTCAGATAAACAGCTGATCTGGGATGACGCGGGATTGCTCAGCCCCAAGGAATATGAACGGCTGAATGAGCTGGCCGGGAAGCTTGGCGCGGAGCGGGAGACGGATATTATCATTCTGACCACCTTAAACCGGGAAGGCCGGGATGTCGCAAATATTACGAATGATTTCTATGACGAGTACGCACCGGGATATGATCAGCCTTTTGGCAATACGGTCATCCTGACGCTCGACATGAATTACCGCGAGGTAGACTTGGGCGGCTTCCAGCAAGCGGAAAGCTATTTAAACTCCGGCAGGCTGGACCAAATCCGCCGCCAGATTACACCGGCTTTGACTGAAGGAAGCTATGCCGAGGCGTTTGAGACCTATATTACGGAAGCCTACCGCTATCTTGGCATCGTGCCGGACACAGGCTCAGCTGCTTATGGAGGGACAGACCGCAATGGCAGTCCGGGTGCGAACGGGAACGTGCTGCATCAGACGTGGTTTCAGCTCCTGGTATCTGCAGCGATCGGAGCCGGGGTCGTTGGCATCATGGCCTACCGCTCTGGCGGGGTAATGACCGTCAATCGACGCAGCTACGAGAATTCAGCCTCCTCCGGTGTACTGGACCGGGAGGATCAATATATTCGCACCACAGTTACGAAGACCAAGATTCCGAAGAGCAACAGCGGGCCGGGCGGCGGTACTACGGGAGGCGGACACTCCCGCAGCGGCAGCCGGGGCTCATTTTAG
- a CDS encoding polyphosphate polymerase domain-containing protein, producing MDGALKYRSELKYYMNRHQHAVLSSRLKPLLTRDVHASSTGEYHIRSLYFDDASNTALHEKLGGISSRAKYRIRIYNFQDDVIHFEKKIKQRDYIAKLKEPLTREMFDRLLAGDMEVLNVPSKPLLLEIYYQMKQQLLAPKVIVDYVREPFVCHHGNVRITFDKELRTGLHRTDMFSQDLAAIRALDEDLMILEVKYDEYLPEYIRAVLQTEGLQRQSASKYVICRKYLKSNTWEDY from the coding sequence ATGGACGGGGCTTTAAAATACCGCAGTGAGCTCAAATATTATATGAACCGTCATCAGCATGCGGTGCTAAGCAGCCGGCTTAAGCCCCTGCTGACTCGGGATGTGCATGCTTCAAGTACCGGGGAGTATCACATTCGCAGCCTGTATTTTGATGATGCCAGCAATACCGCGCTGCACGAGAAGCTAGGGGGGATCTCCAGCCGGGCCAAATACCGCATCCGGATCTACAACTTTCAGGATGACGTGATTCATTTCGAGAAAAAAATCAAGCAGCGGGACTATATTGCCAAGCTGAAGGAGCCGCTGACGCGAGAAATGTTTGACCGGCTCCTGGCTGGAGATATGGAGGTCCTGAACGTGCCAAGCAAGCCGCTGCTGCTAGAGATTTACTATCAGATGAAGCAGCAGCTTCTGGCTCCCAAGGTCATTGTCGACTATGTGCGTGAGCCGTTTGTGTGCCATCACGGCAACGTACGGATTACCTTTGACAAGGAGCTGCGGACCGGCCTGCACCGGACTGATATGTTCAGTCAGGATCTGGCGGCGATTCGCGCGCTGGATGAGGATCTGATGATACTGGAGGTCAAGTATGATGAGTACCTGCCGGAGTATATCCGGGCTGTGCTGCAAACAGAAGGCCTGCAGCGGCAGTCTGCCTCCAAGTATGTCATTTGCCGCAAATATTTGAAGTCGAATACGTGGGAGGATTATTAA
- a CDS encoding SPFH domain-containing protein yields the protein MGFFRNQFADVVEWEEFREDMIFWKWDSREIKKGSRLVIRPGQDAVFINNGKIEGIFEDEGTFNVESDIIPFLSTLKGFKFGFNSGMRVEVLFVNTKEFTVRWGTQNPVLIQTPQLPGGMPIRANGTFQFKVKDYVTLIDKIAGVKKSYLVEDVKLRITSVLDQLLMKWISREGKDMFNLQGNAYEIARGIREDLDMEMLGYGITITGFQVMSFNYPQEIQDMITKTASHEMIGNLQKYQQVSLTDGMASGKMQGGGAASDMAGMMMGMNMAQDMLKHMNPDRQQPSSSPEKAPSSAEESAQGGKTSSSGEPAAKPNFCPNCGAKNEGGNFCPNCGHKLS from the coding sequence ATGGGGTTTTTCAGAAATCAGTTTGCGGATGTTGTGGAGTGGGAAGAATTTCGGGAGGATATGATTTTTTGGAAATGGGACAGCCGGGAGATCAAGAAGGGCAGCCGGCTCGTGATTCGTCCCGGACAGGACGCGGTGTTTATTAATAACGGCAAAATTGAGGGGATTTTTGAGGATGAGGGCACGTTCAATGTTGAATCCGATATTATTCCGTTCCTGTCCACGCTGAAGGGCTTCAAGTTTGGCTTTAACAGCGGAATGCGGGTCGAGGTGCTGTTTGTAAATACGAAGGAATTCACGGTGCGCTGGGGAACGCAGAACCCTGTGCTTATTCAGACACCACAGCTGCCAGGCGGTATGCCGATCCGGGCGAACGGTACGTTTCAGTTCAAGGTGAAGGATTATGTCACGCTGATTGATAAGATTGCCGGCGTCAAAAAGAGCTATCTGGTGGAGGACGTCAAGCTCCGCATCACCTCGGTGCTGGATCAGCTGCTCATGAAGTGGATCAGCCGCGAGGGCAAGGATATGTTCAATCTGCAGGGGAACGCTTACGAGATTGCCCGGGGGATCCGCGAGGATCTGGATATGGAGATGCTGGGCTATGGCATTACGATTACCGGCTTCCAGGTGATGAGCTTCAATTACCCGCAGGAAATTCAGGATATGATCACGAAGACGGCCTCGCATGAAATGATCGGCAACCTGCAGAAGTACCAGCAGGTCAGCCTGACCGATGGCATGGCCTCCGGCAAAATGCAGGGTGGCGGGGCGGCCTCCGATATGGCGGGCATGATGATGGGCATGAATATGGCCCAGGACATGCTCAAGCATATGAACCCGGATCGGCAGCAGCCGTCCTCATCCCCAGAGAAGGCTCCTTCCTCTGCTGAGGAGTCAGCTCAAGGTGGGAAGACGTCCTCCTCCGGAGAGCCAGCGGCAAAGCCGAACTTCTGTCCCAACTGCGGCGCCAAGAATGAAGGCGGCAACTTCTGCCCGAACTGCGGCCATAAGCTGAGCTGA